A region from the Toxotes jaculatrix isolate fToxJac2 chromosome 2, fToxJac2.pri, whole genome shotgun sequence genome encodes:
- the snphb gene encoding syntaphilin produces the protein MECQLPMRKVLSGIFAQANSQGEVLIQPSEGAAAQTPLAANTSVLARAGAQAGARVRDDRASGHCAGGHSCARAPCVRSSAVLCDLTPRCLYLVRFDYCRFIELDYVPMETGYMVSMRPTKGYSSTKSPTKGYTSTKRTPAAPSNRDPYGNTSLSSSSNSGSCKGSDCSPTKGRHQKYTSCTDNHGIRPPPPEQYLTPLQQKEVCIRHLRARLKETINTLQDRDTEIDELRGQLYRMQEDWVEEECHRVEAQLALKEARQEIQQLKQAVETVRARLSDAGGLSGDIGVQKYFQDINTQNHKLENLLLSMELAQAGLAKEGEAIPGCRIRVGGSAPASVSGESPGGIPKPAVGGRGSCSCDASPARSLTRSSTYTKLTDPALADQNGNGQDFPCLSGDGTQDSGFVCCGESSVPSRADLLLEAAFLSEETASLLNSYTQMPHSSTYEKLCTGERLAPFRCGLGGVSCMSHPCLSHHHLYLHPLRETGIQTESCPIPTAAGYPSDLDTIAEQRTFRSQACSPTSTWISDEGEEELDSITTTTSVTTATVMSTATEPIPVSKTPLVPPLPRLEDEGQQRQMGSGGGNEVEGQGAVEEAAPEKLCDSAEKSPGMQGELRFAGCCGESRQSGTTLRKLSMEEVGLSAGSTQVETGQLSPNHPGLSPGVEQPYTSQPRRSTSHEEIAGVTVVEVHDEDDDEDETKEQGAAGGAAAEKEDSSDSSDGTIQKSYWSRHFLVDLLAVAIPVVPTVAWLCRGPVRDGQPMYHIGSLLRGCCTVALHSLRRGGGLRHYPAGGGDMGGSQI, from the exons ATGGAGTGCCAGCTGCCAATGAGGAAGGTCCTGAGTGGCATCTTTGCTCAGGCTAATAGTCAGGGTGAAGTCCTG ATTCAACCCTCTGAAGGTGCTGCAGCCCAAACGCCGCTTGCAGCAAATACTAGCGTCCTCGCCCGTGCCGGTGCCCAAGCCGGCGCCAGGGTCAGGGACGACCGCGCCAGCGGCCACTGCGCCGGTGGCCATTCCTGTGCCCGCGCCCCCTGC GTGCGGTCCTCCGCTGTCCTCTGTGATTTAACACCCCGTTGTCTCTACCTGGTCAGGTTTGACTACTGCAGGTTCATAGAGCTAGACTACGTTCCCATGGAGACAGGCTACATGGTCTCAATGCGACCGACTAAAGGCTATTCATCGACCAAGTCGCCAACCAAAGGATACACTTCCACCAA GCGGACACCGGCCGCGCCCAGTAATAGAGATCCCTATGGCAACAcctccctcagcagcagcagcaactcaGGCTCTTGTAAAGGCAGCGACTGCAGCCCTACCAAAGG ACGTCACCAGAAGTACACGTCGTGCACAGACAACCATGGTATTCGACCTCCTCCACCAGAGCAGTACCTCACACCCTTGCAGCAGAAGGAGGTGTGTATCCGACACCTGCGGGCCAGGCTAAAAGAAACCATCAACACACTGCAAGACAG GGACACAGAGATAGATGAGCTGAGAGGGCAGCTTTACAGGATGCAGGAGGACTGGGTTGAGGAGGAGTGTCACCGTGTGGAGGCTCAGCTGGCCCTGAAGGAGGCGCGCCAGGAGATCCAGCAGCTCAAACAGGCTGTAGAAACTGTCCGTGCCAGGCTCAGTGATGCCGGGGGACTCAGTGGGGACATAGGGGTCCAGAAGTACTTCCAGGACATCAATACTCAAAACCATAAGCTAGAGAACCTTTTGCTGAGTATGGAGTTAGCCCAGGCTGGATTAGCCAAAGAGGGGGAGGCCATACCAGGCTGTAGGATCCGTGTTGGGGGTTCAGCACCAGCGTCGGTATCCGGGGAGAGTCCAGGGGGAATACCCAAACCAGCAGTAGGCGGGAGGGGGTCTTGCTCCTGCGATGCTTCCCCAGCTCGTTCTCTGACCAGGAGCTCCACCTACACTAAGCTCACAGATCCGGCACTGGCGGACCAGAACGGCAATGGGCAAGACTTTCCTTGTCTGTCAGGAGACGGCACCCAGGACAGTGGCTTTGTGTGCTGTGGGGAGAGCAGCGTCCCCAGCCGGGCCGACCTGCTGCTGGAGGCCGCCTTCCTCTCTGAGGAGACAGCATCTTTACTCAACTCCTACACACAG ATGCCTCACTCCTCCACCTATGAGAAGCTGTGCACAGGCGAGCGGCTGGCACCCTTTCGTTGTGGCCTGGGTGGAGTCAGCTGTATGAGCCACCCCTGCCTGTCCCACCACCACCTGTATCTGCATCCGCTAAGGGAGACAGGCATTCAGACTGAAAGCTGCCCCATCCCCACAGCAGCTGGTTACCCCTCTGACCTGGATACCATTGCAGAGCAACGCACCTTCCGCTCCCAGGCTTGCAGCCCCACCTCCACCTGGATATCagatgagggggaggaggagctggactcCATCACCACCACAACTTCGGTAACCACAGCAACGGTCATGAGTACAGCCACGGAGCCTATCCCGGTCTCCAAAACACCGCTTGTCCCTCCCTTACCACG GCTGGAGGATGAAgggcagcagaggcagatggGCTCAGGGGGAGGAAATGAGGTGGAAGGTCAAGGTGCGGTGGAGGAGGCAGCGCCAGAAAAACTGTGCGACTCAGCAGAGAAATCACCAGGGATGCAGGGTGAGCTTAGGTTTGCAGGATGCTGTGGAGAAAGCAGGCAGAGTGGGACAACACTGAGGAAGCTCAGCATGGAAGAAGTTGGCCTATCAGCAGGATCAACTCAGGTAGAGACAGGACAGTTGAGTCCAAATCACCCAGGATTATCACCAGGTGTAGAACAGCCTTATACCTCCCAACCGAGGAGATCGACTTCCCATGAAGAGATAGCTGGTGTCACTGTAGTTGAGGTGCATGATGAGgacgatgatgaagatgaaactAAAGAACAAGGTGCCGCAGGAGGCGCCGCAGCAGAGAAGGAAGATTCATCTGACTCATCTGACGGGACGATTCAGAAAAGCTACTGGAGTCGTCACTTCCTGGTTGATCTGCTAGCAGTGGCCATCCCTGTGGTGCCAACAGTGGCGTGGCTGTGCCGCGGTCCAGTCCGTGATGGACAGCCCATGTATCACATAGGGTCACTGCTGCGAGGCTGCTGCACTGTGGCACTGCACTCGCTGCGCAGGGGAGGTGGATTGAGGCATTACCCCGCAGGCGGGGGAGACATGGGCGGATCACAGATATGA